One Methanobrevibacter sp. V74 DNA window includes the following coding sequences:
- a CDS encoding nitroreductase family protein, which yields MGLMDVMLKRRSTRKFGDEQITKEELDKILQAALLAPTSMNRKPCNFMVVERAETLEKLSKSKNHGADLIKGANKAIVVIADTMIADTWCEDSSIALTYMHLMATELGVGSCWVQIHLRSKEGIDSEEIVRDILKIDNHYRIVGILALGHSEDIPKPHKEADIDKSRIHFLV from the coding sequence ATGGGACTTATGGATGTAATGCTTAAAAGAAGGAGTACAAGGAAATTTGGTGACGAGCAGATAACAAAAGAAGAATTGGATAAAATCTTGCAAGCGGCACTTCTTGCTCCAACAAGTATGAATAGAAAACCATGTAACTTTATGGTAGTTGAAAGGGCTGAAACCTTGGAAAAATTATCAAAATCTAAGAATCATGGTGCAGATTTAATCAAAGGGGCTAATAAGGCCATAGTTGTTATTGCAGATACGATGATTGCAGATACTTGGTGTGAGGACTCATCAATTGCTCTGACTTATATGCATTTAATGGCAACAGAACTGGGGGTAGGAAGTTGCTGGGTACAAATACACTTAAGAAGTAAAGAGGGTATTGATTCAGAAGAAATTGTAAGGGATATTTTAAAAATTGATAATCATTACAGGATTGTGGGGATTCTTGCATTGGGTCACTCAGAAGATATCCCTAAACCCCACAAGGAAGCTGACATTGATAAGAGTAGGATACACTTTTTAGTTTAA